The Lysobacter capsici genome has a segment encoding these proteins:
- a CDS encoding pseudouridine synthase: MSAADTQPAPAAVPPSRLQLPPGPWTSLLDGLCARFPAIDRATWLDRFARGRVHDAQGRPLAADTAYRAGMEIRYFREVAREPAIPFAERVLYRDARLLVVDKPHFLPVAPTGAFVQETLLGRLQRQFGEPALAPLHRLDRGTAGVVMFSREPATRDAYQALFRERRIFKRYEALAAPLPGLRFPLLHRSRLVPGEPFFLMREVEGEANSETRIEVIARDGPLWRYGLEPLSGRKHQLRVHMASLGAPIANDGFYPLAAQAQDDFERPLKLLARSLRFVDPLDAVERCFVSGFEL, from the coding sequence ATGTCCGCCGCCGATACCCAGCCCGCGCCCGCCGCGGTCCCGCCGAGCCGCCTGCAACTGCCGCCCGGGCCGTGGACGAGCTTGCTGGACGGGCTGTGCGCGCGGTTTCCGGCGATCGATCGCGCGACCTGGCTCGATCGCTTCGCGCGCGGACGCGTCCACGACGCGCAGGGCCGGCCCTTGGCCGCGGATACGGCCTATCGCGCCGGCATGGAGATCCGCTATTTCCGCGAGGTCGCGCGCGAGCCGGCGATCCCGTTCGCCGAACGCGTGCTGTACCGCGATGCGCGCTTGCTGGTGGTCGACAAGCCGCATTTCCTGCCGGTCGCGCCGACCGGCGCGTTCGTCCAGGAAACCCTGCTGGGACGTCTGCAGCGGCAGTTCGGCGAACCCGCGCTGGCGCCGTTGCATCGGCTCGATCGCGGCACCGCCGGCGTGGTGATGTTTTCGCGCGAGCCGGCGACTCGCGACGCCTATCAGGCCTTGTTCCGCGAACGCCGCATTTTCAAGCGTTACGAAGCCTTGGCGGCGCCGTTGCCGGGGCTGCGGTTCCCGTTGCTGCATCGCTCGCGATTGGTGCCGGGCGAGCCGTTCTTCCTGATGCGCGAGGTCGAGGGCGAGGCCAACAGCGAAACCCGGATCGAGGTGATCGCGCGCGACGGGCCGCTGTGGCGGTATGGGCTGGAGCCGCTGAGCGGGCGCAAGCACCAGTTGCGGGTGCATATGGCTTCGCTGGGCGCGCCGATCGCGAACGACGGGTTTTATCCGTTGGCGGCGCAGGCGCAGGACGATTTCGAGCGGCCGTTGAAGTTGCTGGCGCGGTCGTTGCGGTTCGTCGATCCGCTAGATGCAGTGGAGCGGTGTTTCGTCAGCGGCTTCGAGCTTTGA
- a CDS encoding glutathione S-transferase, producing the protein MIKVHHLNNSRSQRVLWLLEELELPYEVIRYQRDPKTMLAPKELRAIHPLGKSPVVELDGQVLAESAAIIETLTERYDSEHRVSPPLQPLEGEERMRYRYWLHYAEGSAMPPLLLSLVFSRLKQAPMPFFVKPVARGIADKALSSFVGPQLKLHLDYIESELGQRAWFAGERFTAADIQMSFPVEAAMARAKDGQRPRMQAFVERIQARPAYQRALEKGGPYSLLS; encoded by the coding sequence ATGATCAAGGTCCATCACCTCAACAATTCCCGCTCGCAGCGCGTGCTGTGGCTGCTGGAGGAGCTCGAGCTGCCGTACGAGGTGATCCGCTACCAGCGCGATCCCAAGACCATGCTGGCGCCGAAGGAATTGCGCGCGATCCATCCGTTGGGCAAATCGCCGGTGGTCGAACTCGATGGCCAGGTGCTGGCCGAATCGGCCGCGATCATCGAAACCCTGACCGAGCGCTACGACAGCGAACACCGGGTGTCGCCGCCGCTGCAGCCGCTGGAGGGCGAGGAGCGCATGCGCTATCGCTATTGGCTGCATTACGCCGAGGGTTCGGCGATGCCGCCGTTGCTGCTCAGTCTGGTGTTCTCGCGCCTGAAGCAGGCGCCGATGCCGTTCTTCGTCAAGCCGGTCGCGCGCGGCATCGCCGACAAGGCGCTGTCCTCGTTCGTCGGGCCGCAGTTGAAGCTGCATCTGGACTACATCGAAAGCGAACTGGGCCAGCGCGCGTGGTTCGCCGGCGAGCGCTTCACCGCGGCCGACATCCAGATGAGCTTTCCGGTCGAAGCGGCGATGGCGCGGGCGAAGGACGGCCAGCGTCCGCGCATGCAGGCTTTCGTCGAGCGCATCCAGGCCCGGCCGGCCTATCAGCGCGCGCTGGAGAAGGGCGGGCCGTATTCGTTGCTGAGCTGA
- a CDS encoding DeoR/GlpR family DNA-binding transcription regulator gives MSAEELLPQQRHRLILERLLAQGRVIAVDLARELEVSHDTIRRDLREMAAAGQCRRVYGGALPLAPDNGPIALRQTQAPGRKAALARAAIGLIERGQVIFLDAGSTNIAIAQALPQGYGLTVATNAPAIAAVLALREDLQLIVIGGRVDARIGASLGRVAIRDAQAIRSDLYFVGVCGVDAQAGISALDYEDAQFKQAVAAASRAVVAVAADEKLGTAAPFAVAATDDLHALVIEHGADAAQARAFEGLGVRVVRAEAVA, from the coding sequence ATGTCCGCCGAAGAACTGCTGCCGCAGCAGCGCCACCGCCTGATCCTCGAGCGATTGCTGGCCCAGGGCCGGGTGATCGCGGTCGATCTGGCGCGCGAACTGGAGGTCTCGCACGACACCATCCGCCGCGATCTGCGCGAAATGGCGGCCGCCGGGCAATGCCGGCGCGTCTACGGCGGGGCCTTGCCGCTGGCGCCGGACAACGGCCCCATCGCGCTGCGCCAGACCCAGGCGCCGGGCCGCAAGGCCGCGCTGGCGCGCGCCGCGATCGGGCTGATCGAACGCGGGCAGGTGATCTTTCTCGACGCCGGTTCGACCAACATCGCCATCGCCCAGGCCTTGCCGCAGGGCTACGGCCTGACCGTGGCGACCAATGCGCCGGCGATCGCGGCCGTGCTGGCCTTGCGCGAGGACCTGCAACTGATCGTGATCGGCGGCCGGGTCGATGCGCGGATCGGCGCCAGCCTGGGCCGGGTCGCGATCCGCGATGCGCAGGCGATCCGCAGCGACCTGTATTTCGTCGGCGTATGCGGCGTCGATGCGCAGGCCGGCATCAGCGCGCTCGATTACGAGGACGCGCAGTTCAAGCAGGCGGTCGCGGCGGCCAGTCGCGCGGTGGTGGCGGTGGCGGCCGACGAAAAGCTCGGTACCGCCGCGCCGTTCGCGGTGGCGGCGACCGACGATCTGCATGCGCTGGTGATCGAGCACGGCGCCGACGCGGCGCAGGCGCGCGCGTTCGAGGGCCTGGGCGTGCGGGTGGTGCGGGCGGAGGCGGTGGCGTGA
- a CDS encoding DEAD/DEAH box helicase has product MSADMPNTPTDSPATTKFTDLALSAPLLRALADVGYESPSPIQAATIPPLLEGRDLLGQAQTGTGKTAAFALPILAQIDPKQFKPQALVLAPTRELAIQVAEAFQKYAVHLPGFHVLPIYGGQSYYPQLQALKRGVHVVVGTPGRVIDHLDRGTLDLSELRCLVLDEADEMLRMGFIDDVENVLKKTPETRQVALFSATMPSQIKRIAQTYLKDPVEIAIKSTTTTAANIRQRYWSVSGVHKLDALTRILEAESFDAMIVFARTKLGTDELAEKLSARGISAAAINGDVQQQQREKTIQNLKDGKIDVLVATDVAARGLDVDRISHVLNYDIPYDTESYVHRIGRTGRAGRKGEAILFVTPRERGMLRAIERATRQPIEPMELPSVETVNEQRVSRFLGKISDALESSDLSLFRDMVERYEREKNVPAVEIAAALAKLVQGDNPLLLTPPPAPPKYAREERDGPREHRGQATRKFNERDNASNSGAHRQDYRQDAARPDARRADPRPPREYERAAPTPRHEQRQYTPPSATRPANAAEAFFDDEAPAPRQERSHERSQERAPRGESDVGMETFRIEVGHSHGVQPGNIVGAIANEADLESRYIGRIDIRDDYTLVDLPEGMPRELMEHLKKVRVSGHPLRIQRAAPGDLEGGRSRRPGGPGAPRPGGHKPHGGPRPGGPGGPRGAHTGPRKPFKPR; this is encoded by the coding sequence ATGAGCGCCGACATGCCCAATACCCCCACCGACTCCCCCGCCACCACGAAATTCACCGACCTCGCCCTGTCCGCGCCGCTGCTGCGCGCGCTGGCCGACGTCGGCTACGAGTCGCCCTCGCCGATCCAGGCCGCGACCATTCCGCCGCTGCTCGAAGGCCGCGACCTGCTCGGTCAGGCCCAGACCGGCACCGGCAAGACCGCCGCGTTCGCGCTGCCGATCCTGGCCCAGATCGATCCCAAGCAGTTCAAGCCGCAGGCGCTGGTGCTGGCGCCGACCCGCGAACTGGCGATCCAGGTCGCCGAGGCGTTCCAGAAGTACGCCGTGCATCTGCCCGGCTTCCACGTGCTGCCGATCTACGGCGGCCAGAGCTATTACCCGCAGCTGCAGGCGCTCAAGCGCGGCGTGCATGTGGTCGTCGGCACCCCGGGCCGGGTGATCGATCACCTCGACCGCGGCACCCTGGACCTGTCGGAGCTGCGTTGCCTGGTGCTCGACGAAGCCGACGAAATGCTGCGCATGGGCTTCATCGACGACGTCGAGAACGTGCTCAAGAAGACCCCGGAAACGCGTCAGGTCGCGTTGTTCTCGGCGACCATGCCCTCGCAGATCAAGCGCATCGCCCAGACCTATCTGAAAGACCCTGTCGAGATCGCGATCAAGTCGACCACGACCACCGCCGCCAACATCCGCCAGCGTTACTGGTCGGTCAGCGGCGTGCACAAGCTCGATGCGCTGACCCGCATCCTGGAAGCCGAATCCTTCGACGCGATGATCGTGTTCGCGCGCACCAAGCTGGGCACCGACGAACTGGCCGAGAAGCTGTCGGCGCGTGGCATTTCGGCCGCCGCGATCAACGGCGACGTGCAGCAGCAGCAGCGCGAGAAGACCATCCAGAACCTCAAGGACGGCAAGATCGACGTGCTGGTCGCCACCGACGTCGCCGCGCGCGGCCTCGACGTGGACCGCATCAGCCACGTGCTGAACTACGACATTCCCTACGACACCGAAAGCTACGTCCACCGCATCGGCCGCACCGGCCGCGCCGGGCGCAAGGGCGAGGCGATCTTGTTCGTCACTCCGCGCGAGCGCGGCATGCTGCGCGCGATCGAACGCGCCACCCGTCAGCCGATCGAGCCGATGGAGCTGCCGAGCGTGGAGACGGTCAACGAGCAGCGCGTTTCGCGCTTCCTCGGCAAGATCAGCGACGCGCTGGAAAGCAGCGACCTGAGCCTGTTCCGCGACATGGTCGAACGCTACGAGCGCGAGAAGAACGTGCCCGCGGTCGAGATCGCCGCGGCCCTGGCCAAGCTGGTGCAGGGCGATAACCCGCTGCTGCTGACCCCGCCGCCGGCGCCGCCGAAGTACGCGCGCGAAGAGCGCGACGGCCCGCGCGAACATCGCGGCCAGGCCACGCGCAAGTTCAACGAGCGCGACAACGCCTCGAACTCCGGCGCGCATCGCCAGGACTACCGTCAGGACGCAGCGCGCCCGGATGCGCGCCGCGCCGACCCGCGTCCGCCGCGCGAATACGAGCGCGCCGCGCCGACGCCGCGCCATGAGCAGCGCCAGTACACCCCGCCCTCGGCCACGCGCCCGGCCAACGCCGCCGAAGCCTTCTTCGACGACGAAGCACCGGCGCCGCGCCAGGAGCGTTCGCACGAACGCTCGCAAGAGCGCGCGCCGCGCGGCGAGTCCGATGTCGGCATGGAGACCTTCCGCATCGAAGTCGGCCACAGCCACGGCGTGCAGCCGGGCAACATCGTCGGCGCGATCGCCAACGAGGCCGATCTGGAAAGCCGCTACATCGGCCGCATCGACATCCGCGACGACTACACCCTGGTCGACCTGCCCGAGGGCATGCCGCGCGAATTGATGGAGCACCTCAAGAAGGTGCGCGTGTCCGGTCATCCGCTGCGCATCCAGCGTGCCGCGCCGGGCGACCTCGAAGGCGGCCGTTCGCGTCGTCCGGGTGGCCCCGGCGCACCGCGTCCGGGCGGCCACAAGCCGCATGGCGGCCCGCGCCCGGGTGGTCCCGGTGGTCCGCGCGGTGCGCATACCGGGCCGAGGAAGCCGTTCAAGCCGCGGTGA
- a CDS encoding YaiI/YqxD family protein yields MTATASPQIWVDADACPVVIKEILFRAAERAQLPLTLVANQWLRTPPSRFIRAIQVLGGLDSADNEIVQRLAAGDLVVTQDIPLASLALEKGALALNPRGDLYTRDNIAERLSVRNFMDELRGAGIQTGGPPAFHARDRQAFAAQLDRWLARRPR; encoded by the coding sequence ATGACCGCCACCGCTTCGCCGCAGATCTGGGTCGACGCCGACGCCTGCCCGGTCGTGATCAAGGAAATCCTGTTCCGCGCCGCCGAACGCGCGCAACTGCCGTTGACCCTGGTCGCGAATCAGTGGCTGCGCACGCCGCCGTCGCGTTTCATTCGCGCCATCCAGGTGCTCGGCGGATTGGACAGCGCCGACAACGAAATCGTGCAGCGGCTCGCGGCCGGCGATCTGGTGGTGACCCAGGACATTCCCCTGGCCTCGCTGGCGCTGGAAAAAGGCGCGCTCGCGCTCAATCCGCGCGGCGATCTGTATACCCGCGACAACATCGCCGAACGTTTGTCGGTGCGCAATTTCATGGACGAACTGCGCGGCGCCGGCATCCAGACCGGCGGCCCGCCGGCGTTTCACGCGCGCGACCGGCAAGCCTTCGCCGCGCAGCTCGATCGCTGGCTGGCGCGACGCCCGCGCTGA
- a CDS encoding YaeQ family protein — protein MAPNATIVKIELQISDMDRHYYAAHQLTLAQHPSETPQRLMVRMLAFALNAHERLEFGPGLSSEDEPDIALRDYTGDIELWIDVGQPDESRIRKACGRARQVVVVNYGGNAANIWWDKNVAILRRLKNLTVLDIDPASVEAMAAMVERSFRLDCQIADEEVALSNDKFALTFTPTVRQSADARAA, from the coding sequence ATGGCGCCCAATGCCACCATCGTCAAGATCGAACTGCAAATCAGCGACATGGACCGGCACTACTACGCCGCGCACCAGCTGACCCTGGCCCAGCATCCGTCGGAAACCCCGCAGCGGCTGATGGTGCGCATGCTGGCGTTCGCCTTGAACGCGCACGAACGCCTGGAATTCGGCCCCGGCCTGAGCAGCGAGGACGAACCGGACATCGCCCTGCGCGATTACACCGGCGATATCGAGTTGTGGATCGATGTGGGACAGCCGGACGAATCTCGCATTCGCAAGGCCTGCGGGCGGGCGCGGCAAGTCGTGGTGGTCAATTACGGCGGCAACGCGGCGAACATTTGGTGGGACAAGAACGTCGCGATCCTGCGCCGGCTCAAGAACCTCACTGTGCTCGATATCGACCCGGCCTCGGTCGAGGCGATGGCGGCGATGGTCGAGCGCAGTTTCCGCCTGGACTGCCAGATCGCCGACGAGGAAGTCGCGCTCAGCAACGACAAATTCGCCCTGACCTTCACCCCGACGGTGCGTCAGAGCGCGGACGCGCGGGCGGCCTGA
- a CDS encoding NAD(P)/FAD-dependent oxidoreductase: MAETFDAVIVGGGAAGLMCALTAGQRGRRVLVIEHANKVGKKILMSGGGRCNFTNTGTTPANYLSANPHFCKSALARYTPWDFIAMVERHRIAYHEKELGQLFCDESSKLIVKMLVDECTAAGVRINTGCSIERIVRGEGDSGFRVHTTQGAVSSASLVVASGGLSIPSMGASGFGYELARGYGHTVLPTRAGLVPLTLSGKHQERLQDLSGVALPVTASCNGRSFSNQLLITHRGVSGPSILQISSFWQPGDDLRLDLLPGRDAMDWLLTQQRERPAAELKTVLGDAMPKRFAQRLCELWLSNKPMKQYNAPELKQLAATLSAWPLVASGTEGYRTAEVTLGGVDTDEVSSSTMMSKRVPGLYFIGEVIDVTGWLGGYNFQWAWASGHAAGVAV, translated from the coding sequence GTGGCCGAAACGTTCGACGCGGTGATCGTCGGCGGCGGCGCCGCCGGCCTGATGTGCGCCTTGACCGCCGGCCAGCGCGGCCGGCGCGTGCTGGTGATCGAGCACGCCAACAAGGTCGGCAAGAAAATCCTGATGTCCGGCGGCGGGCGCTGCAATTTCACCAACACCGGCACCACCCCGGCGAACTACCTGTCGGCCAATCCGCATTTCTGCAAGTCGGCGCTGGCGCGCTACACGCCGTGGGATTTCATCGCGATGGTCGAACGCCATCGCATCGCCTACCACGAGAAAGAACTGGGCCAGCTGTTTTGCGACGAGTCGTCCAAGCTGATCGTCAAGATGCTGGTCGACGAATGCACGGCGGCCGGCGTGCGTATCAATACCGGCTGTTCGATCGAGCGCATCGTGCGTGGCGAAGGCGACAGCGGGTTTCGCGTGCATACCACCCAGGGCGCGGTGTCCTCGGCATCCCTGGTCGTCGCCAGTGGCGGCCTGTCGATTCCGAGCATGGGCGCGAGCGGCTTCGGTTACGAACTGGCGCGCGGCTACGGCCACACCGTGTTGCCGACCCGCGCCGGGCTGGTGCCGTTGACCCTGAGTGGCAAGCATCAAGAACGTTTGCAGGACCTCAGCGGCGTGGCGCTGCCGGTCACCGCGAGCTGCAACGGGCGCAGTTTCAGCAATCAGCTGCTGATCACCCATCGCGGCGTGAGCGGCCCGTCGATCCTGCAGATTTCCTCGTTCTGGCAACCCGGCGACGATCTGCGCCTGGATCTGCTGCCCGGACGCGACGCGATGGACTGGCTGCTGACGCAGCAGCGCGAACGGCCCGCGGCGGAGCTCAAGACCGTGCTCGGCGACGCGATGCCGAAGCGTTTCGCGCAGCGGCTGTGCGAGCTGTGGCTGAGCAACAAACCGATGAAGCAGTACAACGCGCCGGAGCTCAAGCAACTGGCGGCGACCTTGAGCGCATGGCCGCTGGTCGCCAGCGGCACCGAAGGCTATCGCACCGCCGAGGTCACCCTGGGCGGGGTCGACACCGACGAAGTGTCGTCGAGCACGATGATGTCCAAGCGCGTGCCGGGGCTGTATTTCATCGGCGAGGTGATCGACGTGACCGGCTGGCTGGGCGGCTACAACTTCCAGTGGGCCTGGGCGTCGGGGCATGCGGCTGGGGTGGCGGTTTAG
- a CDS encoding protein adenylyltransferase SelO has protein sequence MHALRFDNAFVRELPGDPDIASGIRQVHGALYSRVEPTPVQAPRVLAYSAEMAATLGLDAADVASETFAAVFGGNALLDGMEPYAANYGGHQFGQWAGQLGDGRAISLGETVNAAGERWELQLKGAGPTPYSRSADGRAVLRSSIREFLCSEAMHHLGVPTTRALSLVGTGESVVRDMFYDGHPQAEPGAIVCRVAPSFIRFGNFELPASRGENELLRQLLDFCIRRDFPHLSGEGEALYARWFVEVCERTAALMAHWQRVGFVHGVMNTDNLSILGLTIDYGPYGWVDNYDPDWTPNTTDAGRRRYRFGQQPQVAYWNLSRLAGALSPLIAVELLQDGLRRFVEAYNQAERDSIARKLGLRDCGDEDVALIQELREWLQAYEVDMTIFFRALASVEIEREAPDPGVFADAYYDPDKASAGESALRAWLTRYAARVREDATPAAQRVERMNAVNPRYVLRNYLAQQAIDRAEQGDFDGIAELLEVMRRPYQDQPGREAFAAKRPDWAREKAGCSMLSCSS, from the coding sequence ATGCACGCACTGCGATTCGACAACGCCTTCGTCCGCGAACTGCCCGGCGACCCGGACATCGCGTCGGGCATCCGTCAGGTGCACGGCGCCTTGTACTCGCGGGTCGAACCCACGCCGGTGCAGGCGCCGCGGGTGCTGGCGTATTCGGCCGAAATGGCCGCGACCCTCGGCCTCGACGCCGCCGACGTCGCCAGCGAAACCTTCGCCGCGGTGTTCGGCGGTAATGCGCTGCTGGACGGAATGGAGCCGTACGCGGCCAATTACGGCGGCCATCAGTTCGGCCAGTGGGCCGGACAACTCGGCGACGGCCGCGCGATCTCGCTCGGCGAAACCGTCAACGCCGCCGGCGAGCGCTGGGAACTGCAACTCAAGGGCGCCGGCCCGACCCCGTACTCGCGCAGCGCCGACGGCCGCGCGGTGCTGCGTTCGTCGATACGCGAATTTTTGTGCAGCGAGGCCATGCATCACCTCGGCGTGCCGACCACGCGCGCGCTGAGCCTGGTCGGCACCGGCGAGTCGGTGGTCCGCGACATGTTCTACGACGGCCATCCGCAGGCTGAGCCGGGCGCGATCGTGTGCCGGGTCGCTCCGTCGTTCATCCGCTTCGGCAATTTCGAACTGCCGGCCTCGCGCGGCGAAAACGAGTTGCTGCGGCAATTGCTCGATTTCTGCATCCGTCGCGATTTCCCGCATCTGTCGGGCGAGGGCGAGGCGCTGTATGCGCGCTGGTTCGTTGAGGTGTGCGAACGCACCGCGGCGCTGATGGCGCACTGGCAGCGGGTCGGTTTCGTGCATGGGGTGATGAACACCGACAACCTGTCGATTCTCGGCCTGACCATCGATTACGGTCCGTATGGCTGGGTTGACAATTACGATCCGGACTGGACCCCGAACACCACCGACGCCGGCCGTCGCCGCTATCGCTTTGGTCAGCAGCCGCAGGTTGCGTACTGGAATCTGAGCCGGTTGGCCGGTGCCTTGTCGCCATTGATCGCGGTCGAGCTGTTGCAGGACGGGCTGCGCCGTTTCGTCGAGGCCTATAACCAGGCCGAGCGCGACAGCATCGCGCGCAAGCTCGGCCTGCGCGATTGCGGCGACGAGGATGTCGCGCTGATTCAGGAATTGCGCGAGTGGCTGCAGGCCTATGAGGTCGATATGACGATCTTCTTCCGTGCGCTGGCGTCGGTTGAGATCGAGCGCGAGGCGCCCGATCCGGGCGTATTCGCCGATGCGTATTACGACCCGGACAAGGCAAGCGCCGGCGAGTCGGCCTTGCGCGCGTGGCTGACGCGTTATGCCGCGCGTGTACGCGAGGATGCGACGCCGGCGGCGCAGCGGGTCGAGCGCATGAACGCGGTGAACCCGCGCTATGTGCTGCGCAACTATCTGGCCCAGCAGGCGATCGATCGGGCCGAGCAGGGCGATTTCGATGGCATCGCCGAATTGCTGGAGGTGATGCGGCGGCCTTATCAGGATCAGCCCGGACGCGAGGCGTTCGCGGCGAAGCGGCCGGATTGGGCGCGGGAGAAGGCGGGGTGTTCGATGTTGTCTTGCAGTTCTTGA
- a CDS encoding MFS transporter has product MSESESRAAVATAAASGLPPSAASQRAAIGAVERLSTRVAFFIAGLAMAAWAPLVPYAKARTGVDDGTLGLLLLALGAGSLVTMPLTGAIAGRYGCRRVILLASAVVCATLPLLAHFSGVPAMALTLFVFGAAIGTIDVAINIQAVIVEKASGRALMSGFHGFFSVGGIAGAGLVSAMLWWQVSPLNAALSVAVLLALLMLFGGRGLLRYGDDSHGGGSMFVLPHGIVILLGALCFIVFLAEGAMLDWSALLLVSQRAVDASVAGIGYAVFAAAMTIGRFNGDRIVQRFGPRPILAVGGACAAAGFLLAALIPSAATTLIGFALVGFGCSNIVPVLFTAAGNQKAMPSGPAISAISTLGYAGILTGPAGIGWIAKISSLPLAFVVLGLALIAVAASARIVAARR; this is encoded by the coding sequence ATGAGCGAATCCGAGTCCCGCGCCGCCGTCGCCACGGCCGCCGCATCCGGTCTTCCACCCAGCGCCGCGTCGCAGCGCGCAGCGATCGGCGCGGTCGAGCGCCTGTCGACCCGCGTCGCCTTCTTCATCGCCGGGCTGGCGATGGCCGCGTGGGCGCCGCTGGTGCCGTACGCCAAGGCGCGCACCGGCGTCGACGACGGCACCCTGGGCCTGTTGCTGCTCGCGCTGGGCGCCGGTTCGCTGGTGACCATGCCGCTGACCGGTGCGATCGCCGGCCGCTACGGTTGCCGGCGGGTGATCCTGCTGGCCAGCGCGGTGGTCTGCGCGACCTTGCCGCTGCTCGCGCATTTCTCCGGCGTGCCGGCGATGGCGCTGACCTTGTTCGTGTTCGGCGCGGCGATCGGCACCATCGACGTGGCGATCAACATCCAGGCGGTAATCGTCGAAAAGGCCAGCGGCCGCGCGTTGATGTCGGGCTTCCACGGCTTCTTCAGCGTCGGCGGCATCGCCGGCGCGGGCCTGGTCAGCGCGATGCTGTGGTGGCAGGTCTCGCCGTTGAACGCGGCGCTGAGCGTGGCGGTGTTGCTCGCGCTGCTGATGCTGTTCGGTGGCCGCGGCCTGCTGCGCTACGGCGACGACAGCCACGGCGGCGGCTCGATGTTCGTGTTGCCGCACGGCATCGTGATCCTGCTCGGCGCGCTGTGTTTCATCGTGTTCCTGGCCGAGGGCGCGATGCTCGACTGGAGCGCGCTGCTGCTGGTGTCGCAGCGCGCGGTCGACGCCAGCGTGGCCGGCATCGGCTATGCGGTGTTCGCCGCGGCGATGACCATCGGCCGCTTCAACGGCGATCGCATCGTGCAACGATTCGGTCCGCGGCCGATCCTGGCGGTGGGTGGTGCTTGCGCCGCGGCCGGGTTCCTGTTGGCCGCGCTGATTCCATCGGCGGCCACTACGTTGATCGGTTTCGCGCTCGTGGGCTTCGGCTGCTCCAACATCGTGCCGGTGCTGTTCACCGCCGCCGGCAATCAGAAAGCGATGCCGTCGGGTCCGGCGATCTCGGCGATCAGCACCTTGGGTTATGCCGGCATCCTGACCGGCCCGGCCGGGATCGGCTGGATCGCCAAGATCAGCAGCCTGCCGCTGGCGTTCGTGGTGCTGGGCCTGGCCTTGATCGCGGTCGCGGCCAGCGCGCGGATCGTCGCGGCCAGGCGCTGA
- a CDS encoding type 1 glutamine amidotransferase has protein sequence MSRILVFQHVAAEPLGTLDPLIRRRGHRIRFTNFDRDPDAQPNVDRYRGLIVLGGPMNVEDQAARPHLRTELLAIERMLQQGKPVLGICLGAQLLAHVLGAPVRKHHRPEIGWYPLRTTDASRDDPVLAPLAQTAPVFQWHRYSFEIPQGARHLACTDSCEQQAFRWGDNAYGFQFHLEMDVPLIERWLANPVYREELAELGHDTSEAVIRAQTAEHIQAMQLRADAVFNNFLDLIGRPQRRYTLPSREWV, from the coding sequence ATGTCCCGCATTCTGGTCTTCCAACACGTCGCCGCCGAACCGCTGGGTACGCTGGATCCGTTGATCCGGCGGCGCGGCCATCGCATTCGCTTCACCAATTTCGACCGCGACCCCGACGCCCAGCCCAATGTCGACCGCTACCGCGGGCTGATCGTGCTCGGCGGGCCGATGAACGTCGAGGACCAGGCCGCGCGCCCGCATCTGCGCACCGAGCTGCTGGCGATCGAACGCATGCTGCAGCAAGGCAAGCCGGTGCTCGGCATCTGCCTGGGCGCGCAGTTGCTCGCGCACGTGCTCGGCGCGCCGGTGCGCAAGCACCATCGGCCCGAGATCGGCTGGTACCCGCTGCGCACCACCGACGCCAGCCGCGACGACCCGGTGCTCGCGCCGCTCGCGCAAACCGCGCCGGTGTTCCAGTGGCATCGCTACAGCTTCGAGATCCCGCAGGGCGCGCGGCACCTGGCCTGCACCGACAGCTGCGAACAGCAGGCCTTCCGCTGGGGCGACAACGCCTACGGTTTCCAGTTCCACCTGGAAATGGACGTGCCGCTGATCGAACGCTGGCTGGCCAATCCGGTCTACCGCGAAGAACTGGCCGAACTCGGCCACGACACCAGCGAGGCGGTGATCCGCGCGCAGACGGCCGAGCACATCCAGGCCATGCAGCTGCGCGCCGATGCGGTGTTCAACAACTTCCTCGACCTGATCGGGCGGCCGCAGCGTCGCTACACCCTGCCCTCGCGGGAATGGGTCTAG